Proteins co-encoded in one Spirosoma endbachense genomic window:
- the prmA gene encoding 50S ribosomal protein L11 methyltransferase: MNYIELQLHISPDYSDILTAELAELGFESFVDTDEGLNAYIIDADFDEKAVQELVAKYTNQTAIAYEVHSLEKRNWNAEWERDYEPIEVANSVRVRASFHQADARFRYDIIINPKMSFGTGHHETTAMMLEQQLGLDFAEKTVLDVGSGTGILAILAAKMGAQAVLAFDIEDWAVENARENAELNDCPQVSVFQGTIDDINSGSEGEPSQYDIVLANINRNVLLAEIPTYTDLLNEDGYLLVSGFYEHDAPDILQKAIDSGLKFIKKMAIREWTSLLFKK; encoded by the coding sequence ATGAATTATATTGAACTTCAACTGCACATTTCTCCTGATTATTCCGATATCCTCACCGCCGAGTTGGCCGAACTTGGTTTCGAGTCATTTGTTGATACAGATGAGGGTTTGAATGCCTATATCATTGACGCTGATTTTGATGAAAAGGCCGTACAGGAACTTGTTGCTAAATACACGAATCAAACCGCAATAGCCTACGAAGTCCATTCGTTAGAAAAACGAAACTGGAACGCCGAGTGGGAGCGCGATTATGAGCCGATAGAGGTGGCTAACAGTGTCCGGGTCCGGGCGTCCTTTCATCAAGCGGACGCCCGGTTTCGTTACGATATCATCATTAATCCGAAGATGTCGTTTGGCACAGGCCACCACGAAACCACGGCCATGATGCTTGAACAGCAACTTGGCCTCGATTTTGCGGAGAAAACAGTACTTGATGTCGGCAGTGGAACAGGAATCCTGGCAATTCTGGCGGCTAAGATGGGTGCACAAGCCGTGCTGGCTTTTGATATTGAAGACTGGGCGGTTGAAAATGCCCGCGAGAATGCTGAACTGAATGATTGCCCACAGGTTTCAGTATTTCAGGGAACAATCGACGATATTAACTCAGGCAGCGAGGGTGAACCCAGCCAGTATGATATTGTGCTGGCCAATATCAACCGAAACGTATTACTAGCCGAAATCCCAACCTACACAGATTTATTAAATGAAGACGGATATTTACTGGTAAGCGGTTTTTATGAACATGATGCGCCAGATATCTTACAAAAAGCGATCGATTCGGGCCTTAAATTCATAAAAAAGATGGCCATCCGGGAGTGGACCTCTCTTTTATTCAAGAAATAG